Proteins co-encoded in one Corylus avellana chromosome ca9, CavTom2PMs-1.0 genomic window:
- the LOC132192371 gene encoding UDP-glycosyltransferase 86A1-like, whose product MSTRYTPMAMANNQYQKPHAVIFPLPLQGHVIPSVRLALKLASNGFTITFVNTLSIHHRIRKSQPSSADNNIFTGAAKSGLDIRYMTISDGFPLGFDRSLNHDQFMEGLLHVFSSHVDELVGKVVHCDPPVTCLIADTFFVWSSMIADKYNLVNVSFWTQPALVLTLCYHLDLLRQNGHFASQDNRKDTIDYIPGVRAIEPKDVIYFLQATADNVSKVAHRIAYKAFDDVKRADFIVCNTVQELESETILALQQKQPIYAIGPVFPIGLATTVVPTSLWSESDCTQWLHTRSHGSALYISFGSCAHVSKQDVVEIAYGVVLSGVSFIWVLRPDVVKSDEADFLPTGFEDEIKGKGLIVPWCHQMAVISHPTIGGFLSHCGWNSILESICCGVPLLCFPLQSDQFTNRKLVVDDWRIGLNLCDKKPITRQEVADKIKGLMNGDQLGDELRKNMKEFKRIVENALSIDGSSEKNFNQFINDLKLKLQRKSG is encoded by the exons ATGTCTACAAGATACACACCAATGGCAATGGCGAACAACCAGTACCAGAAGCCTCACGCCGTCATCTTTCCCCTCCCTCTTCAAGGCCATGTAATCCCCTCCGTCCGTCTAGCCTTGAAGCTTGCATCAAACGGCTTCACCATCACCTTCGTCAACACTCTATCAATTCACCACCGTATCAGAAAATCCCAGCCCAGTAGCGCTGACAATAACATCTTCACCGGAGCAGCTAAATCTGGTCTGGACATACGTTACATGACCATCAGCGATGGTTTTCCACTTGGGTTCGACCGTTCCCTCAACCATGACCAGTTCATGGAGGGTCTTTTACATGTCTTCTCGTCCCACGTCGATGAGCTTGTCGGAAAAGTGGTTCACTGCGACCCTCCGGTCACTTGCTTGATTGCAGACACTTTTTTCGTTTGGTCATCAATGATTGCCGACAAGTACAACCTCGTTAATGTTTCTTTCTGGACTCAACCAGCTTTGGTTCTTACTCTCTGCTATCACTTGGACCTCCTTAGACAAAATGGTCACTTTGCTTCTCAAG ATAATCGTAAGGATACCATCGACTACATACCTGGTGTGAGGGCCATCGAACCAAAGGACGTGATATATTTTCTTCAAGCAACAGCCGATAACGTATCGAAGGTGGCGCACCGTATCGCATACAAGGCATTTGATGATGTAAAAAGAGCGGACTTTATTGTTTGTAACACTGTCCAAGAGCTTGAATCCGAGACCATCTTAGCCTTGCAACAAAAGCAGCCAATATATGCAATCGGACCTGTTTTCCCAATTGGGTTAGCCACGACCGTTGTGCCTACTAGCCTTTGGTCCGAGTCGGACTGCACCCAGTGGCTCCACACCAGGTCACATGGATCAGCGTTGTACATCTCGTTTGGTAGTTGTGCTCATGTTAGTAAACAAGATGTTGTAGAGATAGCCTATGGGGTTGTACTTAGTGGAGTGAGCTTTATTTGGGTGCTTCGCCCTGATGTTGTGAAATCTGATGAAGCTGATTTTCTGCCCACTGGATTTGAAGATGAGATCAAAGGTAAAGGGTTGATCGTGCCATGGTGCCATCAAATGGCTGTGATCTCACACCCAACAATCGGAGGGTTCTTAAGTCACTGTGGATGGAATTCAATATTAGAAAGCATATGTTGTGGTGTTCCATTGCTGTGTTTCCCTTTGCAGAGTGATCAATTCACTAATAGAAAATTGGTGGTGGATGATTGGAGGATCGGACTTAATCTTTGTGACAAGAAGCCAATCACACGGCAGGAAGTTGCAGacaaaattaaaggtcttatgaATGGAGATCAATTGGGTGATGAATTGAGGAAGAATATGAAGGAGTTCAAAAGGATAGTAGAGAATGCATTGAGCATCGATGGATCATCTGAAAAGAATTTCAATCAATTCATCAATGACCTGAAATTGAAATTACAAAGAAAGTCGGGGTGA
- the LOC132162372 gene encoding cell division control protein 48 homolog D-like, giving the protein MANQAESSDSKGTKRDFSTAILERKKAPNRLVVDEAINDDNSVVALHPDTMEKLQLFRGDTILIKGKKRKDTICIALADDTCDEPKIRMNKVVRSNLRVRLGDVVSVHQCADVKYGKRVHILPVDDTIEGVTGNIFDAYLKRECLSFSSLSSIKN; this is encoded by the exons ATGGCTAACCAAGCTGAATCCTCGGACTC CAAGGGAACGAAGAGAGACTTTAGCACGGCGATTCTGGAGCGCAAGAAGGCTCCCAATCGGCTTGTGGTGGACGAGGCAATCAACGATGACAACTCCGTTGTCGCGCTTCACCCCGACACCATGGAGAAACTCCAGCTCTTCCGCGGTGACACGATCTTGATCAAG gggaagaaaaggaaagataCTATCTGCATTGCTCTTGCTGATGACACATGTGATGAACCAAAGATAAGGATGAACAAGGTTGTAAGAAGCAACCTAAGGGTTAGGCTTGGAGATGTTGTTTCCGTGCACCAGTGCGCAGATGTCAAATATGGAAAGCGCGTTCACATTCTCCCTGTGGATGACACCATTGAAGGGGTCACTGGCAATATCTTTGATGCATACTTGAAACGTGAGTGCCTatccttttcttctttatcttcaatTAAAAACTGA
- the LOC132192372 gene encoding UDP-glycosyltransferase 86A1-like encodes MENNDEQKPRAIMFAYPLQGHVIPFVHLALKLASNGFTITFVNTLSIHHHITKSQPTTADADNNNNDIFAGARNSGLDIRYMTISDGFPPKFDRSLNHDQFMEGLLHVFSSHVDELVGKVLHSDPPVTCLISDTFFVWSSMIADKYNLVNVSFWTEPVLVLTLYYHLDLLRKNGHFASQDNRKDPIDYIPGVRAFEPKDLMSYLQATDNISTVVHRIIYKAFEDVKRADFIVCNTIQELESETISALQQKQPIYAIGPVFPTGLATTIVPTSLWSESDCTQWLHTRPNGSVLYISFGSYAHVSKQEIVEIAYGVLLSGVSFIWVLRPDVVKSDETDFLPVGFEDEIKGKGLIVPWCHQMAVISHPAIEGFLTHCGWNSILESIWCGVPLLCFPLLTDQFTNRKLVVDDWRIGLNLCDQKPITRQEVASKINLLMITEDQLGDELWKNVKELQGILKNTLTADGSSEKNFNQFINDVKIKLQGKLG; translated from the exons ATGGAGAACAATGATGAGCAGAAGCCTCGCGCCATCATGTTTGCCTACCCTCTTCAAGGCCATGTAATCCCCTTCGTCCATCTAGCCTTGAAGCTTGCATCAAACGGCTTCACCATCACCTTCGTCAACACCCTATCAATCCACCACCACATAACCAAATCCCAACCCACCACCGCCGACGccgacaacaacaacaacgacaTCTTCGCCGGAGCACGTAACTCCGGTCTAGACATACGTTACATGACCATCAGCGACGGTTTCCCACCAAAGTTCGACCGTTCCCTCAACCATGACCAGTTCATGGAGGGTCTTTTACATGTCTTCTCGTCCCACGTCGATGAACTTGTCGGCAAAGTGCTTCACTCCGACCCTCCGGTCACCTGCTTGATTTCAGACACCTTTTTCGTTTGGTCATCCATGATTGCCGACAAGTACAACCTCGTTAATGTTTCTTTCTGGACTGAACCAGTTTTGGTTCTCACTCTCTACTATCACTTGGACCTCCTTAGAAAAAATGGTCACTTTGCTTCTCAAG aTAATCGTAAGGATCCCATCGACTATATACCGGGTGTGAGGGCCTTCGAACCAAAGGATTTGATGTCTTATCTTCAAGCTACCGACAACATATCGACGGTGGTGCACCGTATCATATACAAGGCATTCGAGGATGTAAAAAGAGCTGACTTTATTGTTTGTAACACTATCCAAGAGCTTGAATCCGAGACCATCTCAGCCTTACAACAAAAGCAGCCAATATATGCAATCGGACCAGTTTTCCCAACTGGGTTAGCCACGACCATTGTGCCTACTAGCCTATGGTCCGAGTCGGACTGCACCCAGTGGCTCCACACCAGGCCAAATGGGTCAGTTTTGTACATCTCGTTTGGTAGTTATGCTCATGTTAGTAAACAGGAAATTGTAGAGATAGCCTATGGGGTTTTACTTAGTGGAGTAAGTTTTATTTGGGTGCTTCGCCCTGACGTTGTGAAGTCTGATGAAACCGATTTCCTGCCCGTTGGATTTGAAGATGAGATCAAAGGTAAAGGGTTGATTGTGCCGTGGTGTCATCAGATGGCTGTGATCTCACATCCGGCAATCGAAGGTTTCTTAACTCACTGTGGATGGAATTCAATATTAGAAAGCATATGGTGTGGCGTTCCACTGTTGTGTTTTCCTTTGCTGACCGATCAATTCACTAATAGAAAATTGGTGGTCGATGATTGGAGGATCGGACTTAATCTTTGTGACCAGAAGCCAATCACACGGCAAGAAGTTGCAAGCAAAATTAATCTTCTTATGATAACGGAAGATCAATTGGGTGATGAATTGTGGAAGAATGTCAAGGAGCTCCAAGGAATACTAAAGAACACATTGACAGCCGATGGATCATCAGAAAAGAATTTCAATCAGTTCATCAATGATGTGAAAATAAAGTTGCAAGGAAAATTGGGATGA
- the LOC132191490 gene encoding cell division control protein 48 homolog D → MANQAESSDSKGTKRDFSTAILERKKAPNRLVVDEAINDDNSVVALHPDTMEKLQLFRGDTILIKGKKRKDTICIALADDTCDEPKIRMNKVVRSNLRVRLGDVVSVHQCADVKYGKRVHILPVDDTIEGVTGNIFDAYLKPYFLEAYRPVRKGDLFLVRGGMRSIEFKVIETDPSEYCVVAPDTEIFCEGEPVRREDENRLDEVGYDDVGGVRKQMAQIRELVELPLRHPQLFKSIGVKPPKGILLYGPPGSGKTLIARAVANETGAFFFCINGPEIMSKLAGESESNLRKAFEEAEKNAPSIIFIDEIDSIAPKREKTHGEVERRIVSQLLTLMDGLKSRAHVIVMGATNRPNSIDPALRRFGRFDREIDIGVPDEVGRLEVLRIHTKNMKLAEDVDLERIAKDTHGYVGADLAALCTEAALQCIREKMDVIDLEDETIDAEILNSMAVTNEHFQTALGTSNPSALRETVVEVPNCSWEDIGGLENVKRELQETVQYPVEHPEKFEKFGMSPSKGVLFYGPPGCGKTLLAKAIANECQANFISVKGPELLTMWFGESEANVREIFDKARQSAPCVLFFDELDSIATQRGSSVGDAGGAADRVLNQLLTEMDGMSAKKTVFIIGATNRPDIIDPALLRPGRLDQLIYIPLPDEDSRHQIFKACLRKSPVSKDVDIRALAKYTQGFSGADITEICQRACKYAIRENIEKDIERERRRRDNPEAMEEDVEDDVAEIKAAHFEESMKYARRSVSDADIRKYQAFAQTLQQSRGFGSEFRFADNTSGAAAADPFAPAAAAADEDDLYS, encoded by the exons ATGGCCAACCAAGCTGAATCCTCGGACTC CAAGGGAACGAAGAGAGACTTTAGCACGGCGATTCTGGAGCGCAAGAAGGCTCCCAATCGGCTTGTGGTGGACGAGGCAATCAACGATGACAACTCCGTTGTCGCGCTTCACCCTGACACCATGGAGAAACTCCAGCTCTTCCGCGGTGACACGATCTTGATCAAG gggaagaaaaggaaagataCTATCTGCATTGCTCTTGCTGATGACACATGTGATGAACCAAAGATAAGGATGAACAAGGTTGTAAGAAGCAACCTAAGGGTTAGGCTTGGAGATGTTGTTTCCGTGCACCAGTGCGCAGATGTCAAATATGGAAAGCGCGTTCACATTCTCCCTGTGGATGACACCATTGAAGGGGTCACTGGCAATATCTTTGATGCATACTTGAAAC CTTATTTCCTGGAGGCCTACCGCCCAGTGAGGAAGGGTGATCTATTCCTTGTAAGAGGGGGAATGAGAAGTATAGAGTTCAAGGTTATTGAGACTGACCCTTCGGAGTACTGTGTGGTTGCCCCAGACACTGAGATCTTCTGTGAGGGAGAACCTGTGAGAAGGGAGGATGAGAATAGGTTAGATGAAGTTGGTTATGATGATGTTGGTGGTGTTAGGAAACAGATGGCTCAGATTCGTGAATTAGTGGAGCTGCCCCTGAGGCATCCACAGCTATTTAAATCGATAGGTGTCAAGCCGCCAAAAGGAATTCTGTTGTATGGACCCCCTGGATCTGGGAAGACCCTAATTGCCCGGGCTGTTGCCAATGAAACTGGTGCCTTCTTTTTCTGTATCAATGGACCTGAGATCATGTCGAAATTGGCTGGGGAAAGTGAGAGCAACCTCAGGAAAGCATTTGAGGAAGCAGAGAAGAATGCACCATCCATCATCTTTATTGATGAGATTGATTCAATTGCTCCCAAGCGAGAGAAGACACATGGAGAGGTTGAGAGGAGGATTGTTTCCCAGCTCTTGACACTTATGGATGGATTGAAATCTCGTGCACATGTTATTGTCATGGGGGCTACAAATCGGCCCAACAGCATTGACCCTGCTTTGAGAAGGTTTGGAAGATTCGACAGGGAAATAGATATTGGTGTTCCGGACGAAGTTGGGCGTCTTGAGGTTCTCCGTATTCATACAAAGAACATGAAGCTTGCTGAAGAT GTTGATTTGGAAAGAATTGCGAAGGACACACATGGTTATGTTGGTGCTGATCTAGCAGCTCTATGTACCGAGGCCGCACTTCAATGCATCAGAGAGAAGATGGATGTGATCGACTTGGAAGATGAGACAATAGATGCAGAGATACTTAATTCAATGGCAGTTACAAATGAGCACTTTCAGACTGCCCTTGGAACTAGCAATCCATCTGCTCTCCGTGAGACC GTTGTTGAAGTGCCTAATTGTAGTTGGGAAGATATTGGAGGTCTTGAGAATGTTAAGAGGGAACTTCAAGAG ACTGTTCAATACCCAGTGGAGCATCCTGAGAAATTTGAGAAGTTTGGAATGTCACCATCGAAGGGTGTTCTTTTCTATGGCCCTCCTGGTTGTGGGAAAACTCTCCTGGCCAAAGCTATTGCTAATGAATGTCAGGCAAACTTCATCAGTGTCAAGGGTCCTGAGTTGCTTACAATGTGGTTTGGAGAGAGTGAAGCCAATGTTCGGGAAATATTCGACAAGGCTCGCCAGTCTGCTCCTTGTGTCCTATTCTTTGATGAACTTGACTCAATTGCGACTCAG AGAGGTAGCAGTGTTGGAGATGCTGGGGGTGCTGCTGACAGAGTTTTGAACCAACTCTTGACAGAAATGGATGGCATGTCTGCAAAGAAAACTGTTTTCATCATTGGAGCCACCAACAGACCAGACATTATAGACCCTGCACTTCTGCGTCCAGGACGTCTTGATCAGTTGATCTACATCCCTCTCCCTGACGAGGATTCCCGCCATCAGATCTTCAAGGCTTGCTTGAGGAAGTCTCCAGTCTCCAAAGATGTTGATATCAGGGCCCTTGCCAAGTACACTCAAGGCTTTAGCGGTGCTGACATTACAGAGATATGCCAGCGTGCATGCAAATATGCCATAAGAGAGAACATTGAGAAA GATATTGAGAGAGAAAGGAGGAGAAGGGATAATCCTGAGGCAATGGAGGAGGATGTTGAGGATGATGTGGCAGAGATCAAGGCAGCCCATTTTGAGGAATCAATGAAGTACGCTCGGAGAAGTGTGAGCGATGCCGACATCCGCAAATACCAGGCATTTGCTCAAACATTGCAGCAGTCGAGAGGATTTGGATCCGAGTTTAGGTTTGCTGATAACACTTCTGGTGCCGCTGCCGCGGATCCTTTCGCACCTGCTGCCGCCGCGGCTGACGAAGATGACCTCTACAGttag